From Scomber scombrus chromosome 6, fScoSco1.1, whole genome shotgun sequence, the proteins below share one genomic window:
- the LOC133982325 gene encoding parathyroid hormone-related protein-like: MCSIAMLHQWSLAVFLLCSPVTLYGRPVDALSSRTKRSVSHAQLMHDKGRSLQEFKRRLWLQELLDEVHTADERAPSPQSRTPSFGGNALHQKPPGATKNLPDRFRLDREGPNLPQETNKALAYKDQPLKVATKRKKKVRLGRRRESDKKRRRARSITTRGATKDAVPWLR, translated from the exons ATGTGCTCTATAGCCATGCTTCACCAGTGGAGTCTGGCTGTGTTTTTGCTCTGCTCCCCAGTGACTCTTTATGGGAGGCCAGTTGATGCACTTAGTAGCAGAAC GAAGAGGTCAGTGAGCCACGCCCAGCTGATGCATGACAAGGGCCGCTCCCTGCAGGAGTTCAAGCGTCGCTTGTGGCTGCAGGAGCTGCTGGATGAGGTGCACACAGCTGATGAGCGAGCTCCATCCCCGCAGAGCAGAACCCCGAGCTTCGGTGGGAATGCTCTACACCAGAAGCCCCCAGGGGCCACTAAGAACCTCCCTGACAGGTTCAGGCTGGACAGAGAGGGCCCTAACCTGCCGCAGGAGACCAACAAGGCTCTGGCTTATAAGGACCAGCCACTAAAGGTAGCCaccaagaggaaaaaaaaggtgaggCTTGGACGGCGTAGAGAGAGTGACAAGAAACGGAGGCGGGCACGGTCGATCACAACAAGAGGAGCTACGAAGGATGCAGTACCCTGGCTGAGATAA
- the LOC133982583 gene encoding galanin receptor 2a has product MAIPNTYGVIFACTCGVILGIGLCANLLVFSLFVKYNTLRKNRLDILLFSMALADFLTLLLIPFTLHSAVTHSWPLGNTSCKVYQFLLAFSLAASTYSLCAVSVTRAMIITNPYQPPTMDLVILMFVLVWALSFFISLPLRIFATKESLSPSMTDFTFCLPTIHEHHYQVILSQFVLYYFVPMLVIAFNYVRLALFLHKSPVMSVSSARNTRRASVMVFLAAATFSVCWLPGYVLELCVYLGLYRQGSAWEMFYFVCTVLQYLHPCVNPVLYVLLSKRYRHRRAAWLFSCNRNRVQPQVISVPTDSF; this is encoded by the coding sequence ATGGCTATTCCCAATACCTACGGGGTGATCTTTGCCTGCACCTGTGGAGTGATCCTGGGCATCGGGCTGTGTGCCAACCTGCtggttttctctttgtttgtaAAGTACAACACGTTACGTAAGAACCGCCTCGACATCCTCCTATTCAGCATGGCTCTGGCTGACTTCCTCACCCTCCTGCTCATCCCCTTCACCCTTCACTCTGCCGTTACCCACTCCTGGCCTCTGGGTAACACCTCCTGCAAGGTCTACCAGTTCCTGTTAGCCTTCAGCCTGGCGGCCAGCACCTATTCGCTGTGCGCCGTGTCCGTGACCCGCGCCATGATCATCACCAACCCATACCAGCCACCCACGATGGACCTGGTCATCCTCATGTTCGTCCTGGTCTGGGCCCTCAGCTTCTTCATCAGCCTGCCGTTGCGAATTTTTGCCACCAAAGAGAGTTTGAGCCCAAGTATGACAGACTTCACCTTCTGCCTTCCAACCATCCATGAGCATCACTACCAAGTGATCCTGAGCCAGTTTGTACTGTACTACTTTGTACCAATGCTGGTCATCGCTTTCAACTATGTCCGCCTGGCTCTTTTTCTCCACAAGAGCCCTGTAATGTCAGTGTCCAGTGCCAGGAATACCCGCAGAGCCTCCGTCATGGTCTTCTTGGCTGCTGCTACCTTCTCAGTATGTTGGCTGCCGGGTTACGTGCTGGagctgtgtgtgtacctggggCTGTACCGCCAAGGATCGGCTTGGGAGATGTTCTACTTCGTTTGCACTGTGCTCCAGTACCTGCACCCCTGTGTCAACCCAGTGCTCTATGTGCTTCTGTCCAAGCGCTACCGCCACAGGAGGGCAGCCTGGCTCTTCAGCTGCAACAGGAACAGAGTGCAGCCACAGGTCATCAGCGTCCCCACAGACAGCTTTTAG